The following coding sequences are from one Anguilla anguilla isolate fAngAng1 chromosome 12, fAngAng1.pri, whole genome shotgun sequence window:
- the diabloa gene encoding diablo, IAP-binding mitochondrial protein a isoform X1, with protein sequence MQAIRHCGVCLAGGRSQSRTNFLQPGTNMAALRSVACVGFLRNAARVAGGSRSTRQGVAQLPVMVRKNWISFSVGGGLCSVPFSQQVESLSHESLIRRASSLVADSANTYLSQTTLALVDSLTQYSKALHTLIALQKRYMNSMGKITPAEEDSIWQVIIGQRVEVGDRLDECKRFEGNWMNAIHLCELAAEAAYSAGVEHASTTTRSNLQVAQSQVEQVRKLSLDAERKLAETKVEEIKRTAAFANAMERMTEDIPEAYLRED encoded by the exons ATGCAAGCTATTCGCCACTGCGGGGTGTGTTTGGCTGGGGGACGTTCACAAAGTCGGACAAACTTCCTGCAACCCGGCACCAACATGGCGGCACTCAGGAGCGTAGCATGTGTTGGTTTTCTCAG GAACGCTGCCAGGGTGGCGGGTGGTAGCCGGTCCACGCGCCAGGGCGTGGCACAGCTCCCCGTGATGGTTCGGAAAAACTGGATATCATTCAGTGTAGGTGGCGGCCTGTGTTCCGTCCCTTTTTCACAG CAAGTGGAAAGCCTTTCCCACGAATCCCTGATCCGTAGGGCATCTTCTCTGGTGGCCGACAGCGCCAACACCTACCTCTCCCAGACCACCCTCGCTCTTGTGGACTCGCTTACACAGTACTCAAAG GCTCTGCACACGCTTATCGCTCTGCAGAAGCGATACATGAACTCAATGGGAAAGATCACTCCCGCGGAGGAGGACTCTATTTGGCAAGTGATCATTGGCCAGCGCGTGGAG GTGGGCGACAGGCTAGACGAGTGCAAACGATTCGAGGGAAACTGGATGAACGCCATCCACCTCTGTGAGCTGGCGGCCGAGGCAGCCTACAGTGCTG GTGTCGAGCACGCCTCCACCACCACGCGGTCCAACCTGCAGGTGGCGCAGTCGCAGGTGGAGCAGGTGCGCAAGCTCTCCCTGGATGCGGAGAGGAAGCTGGCCGAGACCAAGGTGGAGGAGATCAAGAGGACGGCGGCGTTCGCCAACGCCATGGAGAGGATGACTGAGGACATCCCAGAGGCCTACCTTCGAGAAGACTAA
- the diabloa gene encoding diablo, IAP-binding mitochondrial protein a isoform X2: MQAIRHCGVCLAGGRSQSRTNFLQPGTNMAALRSVACVGFLRNAARVAGGSRSTRQGVAQLPVMVRKNWISFSVGGGLCSVPFSQQVESLSHESLIRRASSLVADSANTYLSQTTLALVDSLTQYSKVGDRLDECKRFEGNWMNAIHLCELAAEAAYSAGVEHASTTTRSNLQVAQSQVEQVRKLSLDAERKLAETKVEEIKRTAAFANAMERMTEDIPEAYLRED, from the exons ATGCAAGCTATTCGCCACTGCGGGGTGTGTTTGGCTGGGGGACGTTCACAAAGTCGGACAAACTTCCTGCAACCCGGCACCAACATGGCGGCACTCAGGAGCGTAGCATGTGTTGGTTTTCTCAG GAACGCTGCCAGGGTGGCGGGTGGTAGCCGGTCCACGCGCCAGGGCGTGGCACAGCTCCCCGTGATGGTTCGGAAAAACTGGATATCATTCAGTGTAGGTGGCGGCCTGTGTTCCGTCCCTTTTTCACAG CAAGTGGAAAGCCTTTCCCACGAATCCCTGATCCGTAGGGCATCTTCTCTGGTGGCCGACAGCGCCAACACCTACCTCTCCCAGACCACCCTCGCTCTTGTGGACTCGCTTACACAGTACTCAAAG GTGGGCGACAGGCTAGACGAGTGCAAACGATTCGAGGGAAACTGGATGAACGCCATCCACCTCTGTGAGCTGGCGGCCGAGGCAGCCTACAGTGCTG GTGTCGAGCACGCCTCCACCACCACGCGGTCCAACCTGCAGGTGGCGCAGTCGCAGGTGGAGCAGGTGCGCAAGCTCTCCCTGGATGCGGAGAGGAAGCTGGCCGAGACCAAGGTGGAGGAGATCAAGAGGACGGCGGCGTTCGCCAACGCCATGGAGAGGATGACTGAGGACATCCCAGAGGCCTACCTTCGAGAAGACTAA
- the diabloa gene encoding diablo, IAP-binding mitochondrial protein a isoform X3: MNQVESLSHESLIRRASSLVADSANTYLSQTTLALVDSLTQYSKALHTLIALQKRYMNSMGKITPAEEDSIWQVIIGQRVEVGDRLDECKRFEGNWMNAIHLCELAAEAAYSAGVEHASTTTRSNLQVAQSQVEQVRKLSLDAERKLAETKVEEIKRTAAFANAMERMTEDIPEAYLRED; the protein is encoded by the exons ATGAAT CAAGTGGAAAGCCTTTCCCACGAATCCCTGATCCGTAGGGCATCTTCTCTGGTGGCCGACAGCGCCAACACCTACCTCTCCCAGACCACCCTCGCTCTTGTGGACTCGCTTACACAGTACTCAAAG GCTCTGCACACGCTTATCGCTCTGCAGAAGCGATACATGAACTCAATGGGAAAGATCACTCCCGCGGAGGAGGACTCTATTTGGCAAGTGATCATTGGCCAGCGCGTGGAG GTGGGCGACAGGCTAGACGAGTGCAAACGATTCGAGGGAAACTGGATGAACGCCATCCACCTCTGTGAGCTGGCGGCCGAGGCAGCCTACAGTGCTG GTGTCGAGCACGCCTCCACCACCACGCGGTCCAACCTGCAGGTGGCGCAGTCGCAGGTGGAGCAGGTGCGCAAGCTCTCCCTGGATGCGGAGAGGAAGCTGGCCGAGACCAAGGTGGAGGAGATCAAGAGGACGGCGGCGTTCGCCAACGCCATGGAGAGGATGACTGAGGACATCCCAGAGGCCTACCTTCGAGAAGACTAA